The sequence below is a genomic window from Streptomyces sp. NBC_00582.
CCAGGTGCTCGAAGTGGTCTTTCCAGCGCAGGATGTCGGGGGCGAAGGTGTGGACGTACGTCCAGGCGGCGCGGATCAAGGGCCACCAGGTCTGCGGTGGGATGGTCGGGGTGGCCAGCGCAGCGTCGTCCGTGGTGGCGTTGAGCACTGCCTGCCGTCCGAGCTGGGCGGCGGAGCGGTCGTCCCACGGGTCGTCGAACGGCGTGACGCCGGTGACGACCGCGGCGAGTTCCCGCAGGGTACGGACGGCGCCCACGTGGTTGGCCGCCGTCGTGTCGCCGACCGTCGCGGCCAGCTCGTCCAGGAAGGACTGCCAGTCTGCCGCAGCCCAGCGGCCCGGGTCCGCCGGAAGGCCCTGCCGCCGTCCCCACCTCAAGATCACCCGCAGCTTCTGGCAGCACATCTTGACCGTCGGGAAGGCCACCGGCTCGGCCGAACGGTAGATGGCCGCCTTCCGCAGTACTCGGTGAGTGGGGTTAAACTGGGCAAACGCGATCTCCCGCAGCTGCAGGGTGATCAGCGGGTCCTCCGGCGCGAAATGGATCTTGTATCGGGTGGGAGGCTGGTTGGCGGGGCGGCCGATGCAGTCGCCGGACCAGAAGTCGGTGTCGCCGAAGCGCGGGACGACAATGCCAGCGACGAGGCGGTAACCGGGGCCGAAGACCGGCTCGTCGTCGCGGAAGTGGGCCGAGACGGCGGGTTGGAGTGCCGACTGAGGTGTCATCGGTCGAATTCCGTTCGCTGGCCCAGCGGTAGGTCAAGACGAAGGCCCAGGTCGAGGACCTGCTGACGGGCGGCGGGCAGCAGGTCGGCGCATTCGGCGAAGACTTCCTGCAGCGCGGCTGCCTGGCGGCCCCAGAGTGCCTGCCATTGGGGCGGAGGAAGCGCGGCCCGCATCCGCTCCATGTGATCGGACAGCATCAGCAGCCGTGGCAGCTGGGACGTGAAGATCACCGCGTTGCGGCAGAGCATGCACATCGCCGGCCCAACATGGCATACCTTGCCGTCACTTCGGTGGGGAGAGTCGTAGGGGTCGCGACAGTGCGTGAGCCCCATGTCCAGCTCGCCCGCGCGGATCGCCTTTGCCTCCGTCGAGCTCAGCCCCAGCGACTCGGCGACCCCCCGCTCTTCCAACTGGGGCTCGGCGGCGGCATCGACGAACACCGGTTTTTGCGCGACGCGTTGGAACACCCACTGCTGGGACCGGTTGATGGCCTGTCCCGCCAGGACGTGCGCGGTCGTGCCGTGAGCGTAGTGGCCGCGGTAGATCTCGACGTGGTGGTCGTCGCCGGCCAGGTCGGTGAGCGAGCCGCCCAGGACGACCGCGCGGACCACCTTGGCCGTCTTGCGTAGGCGCCGGACATCGTGTGGCCAGGAGATGACCAGCGGTCGCCCCTCGCTGTCGTGTTGGACAGCGATCCAGTGCGTGAACCGCCGTTGGTCGTGGGTGAACTCGGCGTATGTGGCGCCGAGCCCGCCGGTGTCCTTGCGGTAATCCACCGCCAGGAACAGCCACTGCTCGCTGGCGAAGGCATCCCGGGCCGGGGCGGTGATCGCCAGTAGACGTCGCAGCAGGCCGGGAACGTCCCAGGCGCCCGACCCGGCGAAGTACGGATCTTCCTCACTGCGGCATGTGGTCTGCTCCGGGTGAAGGTCGGCCCGGATGCGGCTGGCCCTGTTCTTCTGCTGGACCAGTCGCACTCCGCCGTCGGTGAACTCGATGTCGGGGACCTTCAGATCGTGGAGTTCCTCCGGGGTCGTGTCGGACATGCCCAGAAGAAGCAGGACCCGGAAGGCGTGCAGGTCCATCTCGTCGGCGAACAGGGTGTGTCCCAGGGCCCTGACCAGGGCCCGGACACCGGGGCGCCGAGTTTTGCCGTCGTTCTTCCAGGTGGTCAGCAGGCCGCGGATCTCCGGCGGCCACCACTTGGGCTCAGAGGGCAGTTCCCGCTTCAGAACCTTCGAGTTGATCATTCCGGCGCGGGCGGCCCAGAGCAGGTTGGGCAGACTGCGCCAGCCGCCGTCCCGGGGGTCCGTCCCGACGGCCAGGAGATCGCTGCCGCGGTGGAGCCGGGCCTCCGTCTCCCGTACCTGTTCGCGGGCCGCGTCCCGCAGGGCGATCCGCTCGGCGTTGGTGAACTCATCCAGCGGCTTGCCCCGCGGAGCGCGGAAGGCGGTGGGCGCCTGGGTACGGGCCTTCAGGTTCTCGCAGACCCTGGCCCCGGACGCGGCGCGTTGTTCGATCATGGCCAGCAGGGCCTTGACCAGCGTGTAGGGCTGCTTGGACCGCGGAAACTCCCGGCGCAGCGCCTCCTCCCAGGCATAGACCACCTCGACGAGGTCGATGTCATCACGGTCCAGCCGCACACGGGCCGGATCCAGGCTGCGTGCCCGGACGTACTCGTCCGTGAAGGCGGCGAACTTTCTGACAGCCCCGCCATAGTTGGCGCCGCCGTCGCCGATCCCCAGGGCGCGAGTGATCCGCACCCACTCGTCCGCGAGCTGTGCCGCCAGCACCGAACATCGGTAGTCCGCAGGATTGATGCTGTGGCGCTTCACCCGGCCCCGGTGTTCCGAGGTGACAACCCGGATCCCGGTGTGGTCCAAAGCAGGCCTCGGCGGCGGGCCCTCGGCGCGGACCCGAACCTTGCGTTCGCCGCGGCGGGCCATCAGACCGCCCCCGCCCCGACCAACACGGCCGCGTAGTCGACGTAGGTCTTGTCCCGGTCGTTCCACTCCGCGATCGCTTGACTGACCAGCAGATTCGTGGTCCGGATGTAAGTGAGATACCGAAGCGTGGAGCTTGGGCGCCGGTGTCCCAACAACCGCTGCAGAATGAGCAGCGGATTCCGCGAGAGATGATCGGCGAGGTAGGCACCGTGCCCGCCGGCAGCCAGCCGCTCGGACTCCTCCCGCAGGACCAGCTGCGTCAGCATCTGCAGCATGTAGATCGCGAAGGTGTGGCGCGTGTCGTGGATCCGCAGCCGGGCCGGCATCACCACCTCGGCCTCGTGCTCGTCGCTGATCCGGAGGCTTCGTAGGTGGGCCTCGTCAAAGATCTGCTCCCAGCGCTGCTTGGACAGCATCCGTCCGCCGCGGCCGACGAACAGGGCCATCGGCTCCAGGCCGAGGTTGCCCTCGATGACGGCGACCCGGCGGATCTCGGCGGGCATCGCCTCAACGCGGAAGGTCCGGCGCCGCCCGTGCAGGGTGCCCCGCAGCTTCATCTGCCGCAGGTCGACGTCGTCGACAACGAACAGTTCATGCCGGCGCCGATGCAGGGCCTTCACCGAGGACCGCACCATCGCGGCCCGCTCAGTGCGGCGATACAGATCGATCTCTCGCAGCGTCGCGTGCTGGACGGCCACTACCCGCGGCAGCCCGAACTTGGCGATGGCCTGCAACATCACCTCAGCCGGGGAGGCGTCCCGACGCGGCGGGCCGACCTCGATGTCGAGCAGGCAGCTGAACTCGCGCAGCCGCATCCCCGTCGTGATTGCCAGTTCGCCAGCCACGCTGTTGCGCAGCGGGGAGCGGCCCCGGAAGGCGGGATCAACCGGGCCGTCGGGGAGACAACCGCGCAGGCCCACCTGCTTGAGGAACCGCCACTGCCGGAAGGTCAGGTGACGCACATCCAGCTCGGTCGTGGCGCCCCAGGCCAGCACATCCCGCCCGTTGCCACGGCGAAAGTACGGCCGCTGATCGAGCAGCCTCGCATCGACGGCCCAGTCGTAGAAGTTGTTGATCAGCGACCGGCGCTTTCGCCATGTGGCCGGCTTGTCCGGCGCCTCACGGTGCTCGGTGCAGTCCTCCCGGTAAGCCACCAGATCGTCTTCCGTGGCCGAGGCCAGGTCGGTCGGCACGGGGAGCTGGCCTAGGAAGTCGACCAGGTCCAAGGCGTCGTACGTGTAATCCTCCAGGGACTTCGCCTTGAGCGACTTCGACAGCTCCAGGAAGAACGAGCACAACGGCTCGGCCGGACGCATCCCGGGATCAAGGAAGAAGGGCGTGCCCTCCTTCACCGCCCCGGGCCGCTGTACGTACGCCACCGCATCGAGATCGACTCCCGGCGGTGCCTCGTAGAACCGACGCACCTTGCCGTGAGACACAAAGAAGTGATCCACCCCAACTCCCTCTGACACAACAAGAGTCCAGGGAACCTAACGGTCTCCCCGCTCTCCCGGTGTCGCCTCAGATGCCACATGAGACAGCCAGAGTTACTTGTCCTAACGCAGCTGCTCCCAGTCGACCTCGGGATGGGCAGGGATGACCCCGTCGACGGACGCCGTGGTGTAGAGCGCGACGTCGACGGCCCCGGCCCGGCTCGTGCCGAAGCGGACCTCGATCGACTGCGGTGAGCGGACCCAGCCGAGCCGCACCATGTGGTCGAAGTCGGCACGCCGTACCCGGAGCCGGGCGGCGGCTTGCTCGGGTCCGAGCGGGGTGTCGGCGGCGACCAGGTCCGCCAGGTCCTCGCGGCGGCAGACCTCCGCGACCTGGCCGGGGTGGTGCAGCGTCCCGTCCGGGTTCGCGCTCAGGTCGACCAGCAGGCCGCGGTCGACGAACCGCCGCACCACGAAGGCCGTGACGTTCGCCTTCTCGCCGATCACGTTCGGGGTGCCGAGTGCGTCGGCGATCCGGTCCGCCGCCACGCCGCCGCCGATCGGCGGGGACGACATCGCGGCCCGGATGGCGTCGGCGTCCAGAGCCTCCACAGCGGCCCGGGACCACTGGTAGGACGACGCGTCCGGGTCAGGGATGAGGCCGGTGTGGCGGGCCCACCGGAAGGCCGCTGCGGGCACCTTCAGTCGCTTGGCGGCCTGGCTCGCGTCGTACTCGGTTCGTCGCATGAGATCACCTCTCGCTCGTTCGCCGGAAGCGGCGGGACAGAACATGACAGAGCACACTAAAAGCTGTCAATACCCCCTGGAAATAGGCAAGTTGGACGCGCACAGCTAGGACTGCGCCCGCGTACGCGAAGGAAAATCACCCGCCCGGGTGCCGCTCCAGACCGGGCGAGACCGCCGTGATGGGGGCGACCACAGGCCCGACCATGAGGCCGACCATGACGGTCGCGACCCCCGACCATGAGGCCGACCACGCTGGTCGCGACCCCCGACCACAGCACCGGACGGGGCGTGTCCGAAGTGACACGTAATTCGAACAAGCGATCTAATGCCGGTATGGACGTGACCGACTTCCCCGACGACCTGGTGCAGACGCAAGCCGCCTGGAACGCCACCTACCAAGCACTCGCCGCACCCCGTCCCCGCGACACCACCGCCCTGCGCCGCCGCCTGCTGCTCCTGTCCGTACGGCTGTGGTGGCACCCCTACTGGGAGACCGTCCCCTCGGTGCCGGCGGCACGGTCCGAGCTGCGCCACCTCGCCCGCGCCCACGGAGCTGTCCGGGCCGCGTGACCGGTCGCCCCGGTCGACCAGGAGCACGAGGTTGCGCTGGGTGTTGCGCCTATCTGTTGCGCTGGAGGTTGCGCCAAGGGTTGCGCTGGGTGTTGCGCGGCCCGCAGGACCGTCTCCGTGTCCGCGCAGGTCACCACGTTGTTTTGCCGTGGTCGGATCGCTGACATCCCCGTTGCGGCTGCTCTGCCCATGTCCCTTGGCTGGAGTGAAGGAGGAAGGGACGGGCGGGATGGGCGGAGCGGCCACGGCCGGGGATCGGGGCGCGCCCAGCCGGTTGCGCGTCGACCGGGGGCCGCCGCGCTCCGCCGCCCGTCAGGCCGGGGCGACCCGGGGCAGGCACCGATGCGCGGGGTTGATCGGCATGGTTTCGGCCACTGCATCTGATTGCCCGGCGGGTCCCGGACAGCTGCGGGTACGGTCGATCGGTTTGACGGCTGGCGGTGGCTGCCGGTGGGAAGTGTCCGGTCGGCGTGTCGTCGCATCGCGGGTGGGGGTGGTTCGGTGGGCAGCACCGAGCAGGAGATCGAGGAGCAGTTCGCGCAACTTCAGCAGAAGGTCGG
It includes:
- a CDS encoding site-specific integrase — translated: MDHFFVSHGKVRRFYEAPPGVDLDAVAYVQRPGAVKEGTPFFLDPGMRPAEPLCSFFLELSKSLKAKSLEDYTYDALDLVDFLGQLPVPTDLASATEDDLVAYREDCTEHREAPDKPATWRKRRSLINNFYDWAVDARLLDQRPYFRRGNGRDVLAWGATTELDVRHLTFRQWRFLKQVGLRGCLPDGPVDPAFRGRSPLRNSVAGELAITTGMRLREFSCLLDIEVGPPRRDASPAEVMLQAIAKFGLPRVVAVQHATLREIDLYRRTERAAMVRSSVKALHRRRHELFVVDDVDLRQMKLRGTLHGRRRTFRVEAMPAEIRRVAVIEGNLGLEPMALFVGRGGRMLSKQRWEQIFDEAHLRSLRISDEHEAEVVMPARLRIHDTRHTFAIYMLQMLTQLVLREESERLAAGGHGAYLADHLSRNPLLILQRLLGHRRPSSTLRYLTYIRTTNLLVSQAIAEWNDRDKTYVDYAAVLVGAGAV